The proteins below are encoded in one region of Macrococcus armenti:
- the rlmH gene encoding 23S rRNA (pseudouridine(1915)-N(3))-methyltransferase RlmH, whose product MKITVITVGKLKEKYWKMAVDEYVKRLGAYAKMELIEVADEKDSDNMSEKDIEIAKKKEADRILSKVKDDSFVYTLEILGKQLDSVQLAKEMEQKMNTGKSHLTFIIGGSNGLHQSVMDRSNFALSFSKMTFPHQMMKVILLEQVYRGFRIIRGEAYHK is encoded by the coding sequence ATGAAAATTACAGTTATAACTGTGGGTAAATTGAAAGAAAAGTATTGGAAGATGGCAGTTGATGAGTACGTGAAGCGATTAGGTGCATATGCGAAAATGGAATTGATTGAAGTGGCGGATGAGAAAGATTCGGATAATATGAGTGAGAAAGATATTGAGATTGCGAAGAAGAAAGAAGCGGATAGAATACTATCTAAAGTGAAAGATGACAGCTTTGTGTATACGCTGGAGATACTAGGTAAACAACTGGATTCTGTGCAGCTGGCAAAAGAGATGGAGCAGAAGATGAATACAGGGAAAAGTCATCTGACGTTTATTATCGGTGGATCAAACGGTCTGCATCAAAGCGTTATGGACCGCTCTAACTTTGCGCTTTCATTCAGTAAGATGACATTCCCGCATCAGATGATGAAGGTAATATTGTTGGAACAAGTGTATAGAGGGTTTAGGATTATTAGAGGGGAAGCTTATCACAAATGA
- a CDS encoding MBL fold metallo-hydrolase has translation MINMSVLASGSTGNAVYVESEKGSLLVDAGLTGKKIEGLFDQIDRKIENLNGILVTHEHIDHIKGLGVLSRKYKLPVYANEKTWERIEHADKNIPSDQKFIFNPYETKTIAGMDIESFNVSHDAVDPQFYIFNNNYKKLTVITDTGYVSDRMKGMIHGSDCYVFESNHDVDMLRMGRYPWKTKQRILSDMGHVSNEDAAYAMRDVITGSTKRIYLSHLSQDNNMKDIARMSVQQILNAHDIDTENEVLICDTDKAVATPIYEI, from the coding sequence ATGATAAATATGTCAGTACTAGCAAGTGGCAGTACAGGAAATGCAGTTTATGTAGAAAGTGAAAAAGGATCACTTTTAGTAGATGCAGGACTAACAGGTAAAAAAATAGAAGGATTATTTGATCAGATTGATCGTAAAATTGAGAATTTAAATGGCATTCTCGTGACACATGAACACATCGATCACATTAAAGGACTCGGTGTACTCTCTAGGAAATATAAACTACCCGTGTACGCAAATGAGAAAACTTGGGAAAGAATAGAACATGCAGATAAAAACATACCAAGTGATCAGAAATTTATATTTAATCCATATGAAACGAAAACAATTGCAGGAATGGACATCGAATCCTTTAATGTTTCACATGATGCAGTAGATCCTCAGTTTTATATCTTTAACAATAACTATAAGAAGTTAACGGTAATAACAGATACAGGGTATGTGTCCGACCGAATGAAAGGTATGATTCACGGAAGTGATTGTTACGTGTTTGAGAGTAATCATGACGTGGATATGCTACGTATGGGAAGATATCCATGGAAGACGAAACAGCGTATATTAAGCGATATGGGACATGTATCGAATGAAGACGCTGCATATGCGATGCGTGATGTCATTACGGGGAGTACGAAACGTATATATCTATCGCATTTATCTCAGGATAACAATATGAAAGATATTGCACGAATGAGTGTGCAGCAAATATTGAACGCACATGATATCGATACGGAGAATGAAGTGTTGATATGTGATACGGATAAAGCGGTAGCGACACCGATTTATGAGATTTAA
- a CDS encoding two-component system regulatory protein YycI: MDWKHATSLFIFVFLIINIALGYIYYEKVQRANIVEDTSSEKLDFNKEGIKLPKLPPVDNVAMNIVSGKSAGFTQDAADFDKKSEELSTVTKVEIKPVIKLASIQEDAIIKGLKSYLVNYIDKGKEYTLSGIDRTNKKLYFDQVYGKYPILNNDKAQIEFSYNEKNEVTAFEQTYLKDIQEGLGKNNEKKNVIPAKEALEVLYYQTKLERGDEVTSVRLGYYSIVREVRGQVLKPTWQVAVRKRDGKLETYYVDAVNPEQPIL, from the coding sequence ATGGATTGGAAACATGCGACTTCTCTTTTTATCTTTGTATTTCTGATCATTAACATTGCACTTGGATACATTTATTATGAAAAAGTTCAGCGTGCAAATATTGTAGAAGATACGAGTAGTGAAAAACTGGACTTTAACAAAGAAGGTATTAAATTACCGAAATTACCACCCGTTGATAATGTAGCGATGAATATTGTATCAGGAAAGAGTGCTGGTTTTACTCAGGATGCAGCAGACTTTGATAAGAAAAGCGAAGAACTGAGCACCGTGACAAAAGTAGAGATTAAACCTGTCATTAAACTTGCATCGATTCAGGAAGATGCTATTATAAAGGGATTAAAAAGTTACTTAGTCAACTATATTGATAAAGGTAAGGAATATACGTTAAGTGGTATAGACCGAACGAATAAGAAACTTTATTTTGATCAAGTATATGGAAAGTACCCGATACTCAACAATGATAAAGCACAGATTGAATTTTCTTATAATGAGAAGAATGAAGTCACCGCCTTTGAGCAAACATACTTAAAAGACATCCAGGAAGGTCTCGGTAAGAATAACGAGAAGAAAAATGTAATACCAGCTAAGGAAGCACTGGAAGTCCTTTACTATCAGACGAAGCTAGAACGTGGAGATGAAGTGACAAGCGTGCGTCTTGGATATTATTCAATCGTTCGAGAAGTACGTGGACAAGTATTGAAACCGACTTGGCAGGTGGCTGTACGTAAAAGAGATGGTAAGCTGGAAACGTATTATGTAGATGCAGTGAATCCGGAACAACCAATTTTGTAA
- a CDS encoding HNH endonuclease signature motif containing protein, translating into MQRKKIPVKVERSLYAESLGCCLNPNCRQRIVNYEGDISEKAHIIEYSQSHDNSYENLIILCPNCHTRFDRNEEFTIEEIKSWKKVRQKEISKILEERFSSFEELEKQVKPLLLENQTIYNNYYLKDNKRQWEKFENTIVVNNNKIKNLLNKNEHLFEDYNNGDNTNRKIVNSFILHVDEFQRTRLDGEKVREVLYPEKLNAIFGIEEDFHEFFLPSVESLECLVSVFLQCGKLDYIELGEERPFIQLNKLGKNEKIHLDNLPRLKQLYYSHKCFRQTKVRLNSLNFALKYLNKSNIKYSFKELPSLREITINSNNIIFVYEYCLTQEYLFRNAFPQGTTIVNLHNWNEDKSISADARDLASDMEIILLTLKEYYSYVHKIK; encoded by the coding sequence ATGCAAAGAAAGAAGATACCTGTGAAAGTAGAAAGAAGTTTATATGCTGAATCTCTAGGATGTTGTTTAAATCCTAATTGTAGACAGAGAATTGTTAACTATGAGGGAGATATAAGTGAAAAAGCCCACATAATTGAATATTCTCAATCACATGATAATAGTTATGAAAATTTAATAATATTATGTCCGAATTGTCATACCCGTTTTGATAGAAATGAAGAATTTACAATAGAAGAAATAAAAAGTTGGAAAAAAGTAAGACAAAAAGAGATAAGTAAAATATTAGAAGAAAGATTTTCGAGCTTTGAAGAGTTAGAAAAACAAGTGAAACCGCTATTACTAGAGAATCAAACAATTTACAATAATTATTATTTAAAAGATAATAAACGGCAATGGGAAAAATTCGAAAATACTATCGTTGTAAATAATAATAAAATAAAAAATTTATTAAATAAAAATGAGCATTTATTTGAGGATTATAACAATGGGGATAATACTAATAGAAAAATAGTAAATAGTTTTATCTTACATGTTGATGAGTTTCAAAGAACTAGATTAGATGGCGAAAAAGTTCGAGAAGTGTTATATCCTGAAAAATTAAATGCAATATTCGGCATTGAAGAAGATTTTCATGAATTTTTCTTGCCATCAGTTGAATCTTTAGAATGTTTGGTTAGTGTATTCTTACAATGTGGAAAATTAGATTACATAGAGTTAGGAGAAGAAAGACCTTTTATACAATTAAATAAGCTTGGAAAAAACGAAAAAATACACTTAGATAATTTACCAAGATTAAAACAATTGTATTATTCTCATAAGTGTTTTAGACAAACAAAGGTTAGACTAAATAGTTTAAATTTTGCTTTAAAATATCTCAATAAGAGTAATATAAAATATAGCTTCAAAGAATTACCTAGTTTAAGAGAAATAACTATCAACTCAAATAATATTATTTTTGTATATGAGTATTGTTTGACACAAGAATATTTATTTAGAAATGCGTTTCCACAAGGAACAACAATTGTTAATTTGCATAATTGGAATGAAGATAAAAGTATATCGGCAGATGCTAGAGACCTTGCCTCTGATATGGAAATAATATTATTAACTTTAAAAGAGTACTATTCCTATGTACATAAAATTAAGTGA
- a CDS encoding nucleotidyltransferase domain-containing protein produces the protein MYIKLSDIIIKNLEKEVNIYKTFNKVYIFGSFLNNTNPSNDIDILIIYKDYSNEFRNDLNTFKQNLSKLINLPLDVNALSEKEESEFKFITRLNNNYLELK, from the coding sequence ATGTACATAAAATTAAGTGATATTATAATCAAGAATTTAGAAAAAGAAGTGAATATTTATAAAACATTCAATAAAGTGTATATCTTTGGGTCCTTTTTAAATAATACAAATCCCTCAAATGATATTGATATATTAATTATTTACAAAGATTATTCAAATGAATTTAGAAATGATTTGAATACATTTAAGCAAAATTTATCAAAATTAATAAACTTACCTCTTGATGTAAATGCTCTAAGTGAAAAAGAAGAAAGTGAGTTTAAGTTTATTACAAGATTAAATAATAATTATTTAGAACTAAAATAG
- a CDS encoding YycH family regulatory protein: MYKSIFKGITLIALVLMSVVLTYKIWNFKPNLANVDNAITKSSTALSPKNLDNIHSAFLPYQVISYKEHDIQGTTDKEHLMEYIDNLSGKKLISINKKPFDINYISKGMREQFIILDYANDMPLSMYLTDILDSTFKNDVNETFNRLIIDSHSKENLILYAVTNQQTMIAIEMNASSEAFNSFIKSSEKSMEDYARIITNAQTTNEKTSIYVPEQPAESKRYSYLADIINVDDINKAVLGDKNSIIERKDKNGTKTYNSNTGIVKVNNNELYKFNNLSEVNHAKPRPFIHLINSFNFISEHGGFTDDYRYFDIKQSDSAISYQMFFKGYPVFDEKQLSEINVVWGDKDVYEYKRGLYSTSVAVPSTKDIEKLPSAEEVRFKLASSREYQFDKVSNMMVGFKMVYSDEDTIQSTLSFQPEWFVKYNNEWKLYQDGRLV; encoded by the coding sequence ATGTATAAAAGCATATTTAAAGGGATTACGCTTATAGCACTTGTACTTATGAGTGTAGTCCTCACTTATAAAATATGGAACTTTAAGCCGAATCTTGCAAACGTTGATAATGCAATTACGAAAAGTTCGACTGCACTCAGTCCGAAAAATCTTGATAATATTCATAGTGCCTTTTTACCTTACCAAGTTATAAGTTATAAAGAGCATGACATCCAGGGAACTACAGATAAAGAACATTTAATGGAATATATCGATAACTTATCAGGGAAAAAACTCATTTCAATTAATAAGAAACCATTTGATATTAATTATATTTCTAAAGGAATGAGAGAGCAGTTTATTATTCTTGATTATGCAAATGACATGCCATTATCAATGTATTTAACAGATATTCTCGACAGTACTTTTAAAAATGATGTTAATGAGACATTTAATCGTCTCATTATTGATAGCCATTCTAAAGAAAACCTTATTCTATATGCTGTAACGAATCAGCAAACAATGATTGCGATCGAAATGAATGCATCAAGTGAGGCCTTTAATTCATTCATAAAGTCTAGCGAGAAGTCTATGGAAGATTATGCTAGGATTATTACGAATGCTCAAACAACAAATGAAAAAACAAGCATATACGTACCAGAACAACCAGCAGAATCAAAGCGTTATAGTTATCTAGCGGATATTATTAATGTAGATGATATAAATAAAGCAGTATTAGGAGATAAGAATAGTATTATAGAGCGAAAAGATAAAAATGGTACGAAAACTTACAATTCTAATACTGGTATCGTTAAAGTGAATAATAATGAATTGTATAAGTTTAACAATCTATCTGAAGTCAATCATGCAAAACCGCGTCCATTTATCCACTTAATAAATAGCTTTAATTTTATAAGTGAACATGGTGGATTTACGGATGATTATCGCTATTTTGATATAAAGCAGTCAGATTCTGCAATCAGTTATCAAATGTTCTTTAAAGGATATCCGGTATTTGATGAAAAGCAACTGAGTGAGATCAATGTAGTGTGGGGAGATAAAGATGTATATGAGTATAAACGTGGATTATATTCAACAAGTGTAGCTGTACCATCTACAAAGGATATTGAAAAATTACCATCAGCTGAAGAAGTTCGCTTTAAGCTAGCATCAAGCAGAGAGTATCAATTTGATAAAGTGTCGAATATGATGGTTGGATTTAAGATGGTTTACTCTGATGAAGATACGATTCAATCTACATTATCATTCCAACCTGAATGGTTTGTGAAATATAATAACGAATGGAAATTGTATCAGGATGGGAGGCTCGTTTAA